Part of the Flavobacterium alkalisoli genome is shown below.
TTCAGCAAAATTTGCAGGTGAAGAGAAACTGATATTAAAATCAAGATCATTGCTGTCGTCATGATGCCCGCTGTCATCATCATCACCTGAATGGTCATTGGTAACCGACCAGGATCCTGTATAGGTATTGGTTCCATTAGTAGCAGTTAGAACGTTATTTGCACTAAAAGTAAAAGTGTAACCATTAAAATGAGCGGTTTCATCGGTATCGTCAAAGTAATAGGTTACTACCCATTCTCCGGAAATAGCTGTATTAATAACAGGTTGAGGATCTGCTGAAACCGATGACGGACTGTCGTCTGATGTACAGGAATTTAACGATAATAAAAGTCCTGCCGTTAGTAAATAAAATGATAACTTTTTCATGATAAAAAATATTTAGTTAATAATAATTTGATTTAAATTAGGCATGAAAGCCCCCTGTACAATACTTTACTGTATTGCATAGTGTTTTTGTAATATGTCTTTTTAGATTAGTTCTTCGTAAAGTGCAGTTTTCTTATATCATCTCCGCCACCGCTTATATGTTCCATTTTTACAACATTTTGGGTGACTTCAGTTATTGTCCAGTCTTCCTGTAACTCTTCAAGATTAGAGCTGCTGAAGACAAATACCACTTTTAATTCTGAATCGTCGTTAAAGCTAACCCATGTCCCTCCAATAGGAGAGGATTCACCAGTAACAGATACTGTTCCGTCACCATTAAAAACAAAATCATATATTTCATAATCATCTGTTTGATCTGTATCCCTAAAGAAATAAGAAACATACCAGCTTCCTTGGGTTATAATGTCGTTAAAATCAGGATCAGGATCGATAACAGTATTACAGTCTGAGATGAAATTATTAATGGTAGTATCAAGTTCCTGATTGTTAGTAAGGATAACAGTAGCGTTGTTAGGAGTTATAAATAATAAAGGATAATTAAAGGTTACGGCATCATAATTATCTAACTCGTTTAATAGTTCAAATAAAGCTTTTTTGCTTCCTATGCTGAATGTCTCGGCTAAAAGGTTTTGGCTATCATAAGTTTTTATTCCTACCGGATAATTAAACTGCATACAGGCCAATTCCTGTGAAGAAACACAACCTGCTATAGCCGTGTTAAATTCCTGAATATTAACAAAGGTTTGTACTGAATAATCATAATAAGTTACTGTAATTGGAAAACTAAAGGTTACAACATCGTTGTCACTATCATCTTCATCAATAATGTTTTTAATTGTTTGATAATCGCTTTCATCCTGAAGCGTTAAAGTTTGATTATTTACTGTTATGGTGTAAGGGAAATTTACAGTAAAGCAGTTAGTATTATCTATAATATTATCTACAGATGTTTCATATTGTGTTATTCGTGATAATTTATTTCTTAAGGTCAAATTAGTTACAAGATTGTTTTCGGGAGGAGTTGAAACGGTCAACTCTTCCTTCTCGCAACCAAAGCTTACTAAACTTAATATCACAACAATCAATAAATTCTTCATGTTTTTGAGTGTTTTCATAGATAAGACAAAATTTTTTAACTTCACCCTACCATCAATGACAAATTTTATTAATTTCACCCCAAAATTAATTTTATTTTTTTATGAAAGAGCCTGAAAAACAAGGTATTTGCGATAAAATTTTTTTTACAGGTTTTTTCAAAACCCATGCCCGATCCTTAAGAAACTACCTATATTATAAGTTTGGAGACGGAGATTTGGCAGATGATATTACTCAGGAGGCTTTTATAAAGCTATGGCAAAATTGTGCAGATGTCCGTCATCCAAAATCATTTATTTATACGGTGGCAAAAAACAGTGCGCTAAATCATACGGCTAATAAGAAAGTGATAATGGCCTACACTAAAAATAATCCTGCTAAAGAAACAGATTATCAGGCACCAGACTATCTAATGGAGGAGGAAGAATTCAGGAAAAAATTTGAAAAAGCACTTTCTGAACTTACTGAAGCACAACGAACAGCACTACTGTTACATAGGGTAGAAGGTAAAAAATACAGAGAGATAGCTGAGATGTTAGGAATTAGTGTTAAAGCTGTAGAAAAAAGAATACACGGTGCTTTAGTGGCACTAAGTGAAAAAATTGAAAATTTCAGGTAGGGTTTTTATAACCACTTTTGTCTCAATTTATATAAAGCATATTTTATGAAAGAAGATACCCGATTGGCAAAATGGCTGTCAGGCGAACTTAATACAGAGGAACTGGAAGAACTTAAAAAGTTACCCAACTATACTACCTTGGTTCGCATAAAAGAAAACCTTGACAACCTGCAGTCTCCTTATTTTAATGAAGAGGAAATACTAACAGAGGTTTTAAGCCAGCCAAAAACAATAACTAAAACAATACCATTATATAGAAGATACTGGTTTACTGCTGCTGCAGTTATATTAATTATGCTAGGAGTAGGATTTGTATTTACTGTTCAGGATACACATGAAGAGGCCCATAGTGGTAAAACCTTCGCCTTAAACCTACCCGATGCTTCGGAGGTTGTTTTAAATTCAGGTTCAGCCTTGAGTTATAATAAATGGTCATGGGATAACAACAGAAAAGTTGAATTAACCGGTGAGGCTTATTTTAAGGTAGCAAAAGGAGAAAAGTTTTCTGTAATTACATCTTTAGGTACAGTACAGGTATTAGGTACGCAATTTAATGTTAAAGCAAGGGGGAAGAGGCTTGAAGTTACCTGTTTTGAGGGTAGTGTAAAGGTCATTAAAGAAGGAAAAGAAGTAGTTTTAAAGCCGTCTCAGGGACTTTATTATGAAGATGATGTTTATAGCGGAGTACTGAATATGGAAAAAACAGATCCGTCATGGCTGCATAATGAACTTGTATTCCACAAGGAAAGTTTAGTTGCCGTTATTGCTGAAATAGAAAGACATTATAATATATCCATTGAGAACAAAGCAAATTCATCTCAGTTATTTTCGGGTACTTTACCGGGAGATGATATTGAGACTGTTATTAAGATATTAGAACTTAATTATCACCTTAAAGCAGAGAAAAAAGACAATATTATTATCTTAAAGCCATAAAATTTTGTTTAATAAACGGTTTCTGTTTTTCATTCTTTTCCTTTTTCCTATCCTATGTGCTGCACAGGATGACAGGAAGAAACCGCTTAGTGAAATACTGGATGCTATAGGCAGGGAATATAATATCAGTTTTAATAAGATTGATGAGGAGCTTATAGTATATAGAATTAGCCCGCCAGACAGTAAATTATCTTTAAGCGAAAAACTAAAATATATTGAGAAGCATACACGACTCAGAATAGAAGCAGTAAACGATAAATATTATTCTGTTTTTAATGATGTTGGGATGGATAAACCTTTATGTGGTTATTTATTGGATAAAGAAACAGGGCAGGGAATTGAAAATGCTCAAATAAGTATAGAAGGAAGCACCACTTCTTTAGCCTCAGGAATAAATGGTTTTTTTTCTATTCCGGTACTTACTCCTAATTTAATAAGTATTAACCATTTGGGGTATGAGCCTAAAATAATTAATCCGCAAGATCTTTATGTTTCCGATTGTCCGAAAATATTTTTAACCCCCATTATATTACAACTTAATGAGGTTATTGCAGAGAGGTATCTTACATTAGGTATCACTAAAAAAGAATTTGGAGAACTTGTTCTAAAACCCCGTAAGTTTGGTTTGCTACCAGGCCTTACCGAGCCCGATGTGCTTCAAACTATGTTACAAATACCGGGAATAGCCAGTATTGATGAAACAGTATCTAACATAAGCGTAAGGGGAGGAACTCATGATCAAAACCTTTTTTTATGGAATGGGATAAGAATATACCAGACAGGACATTTTTTCGGACTGATATCGCCTTTTAATCCTTTACCGTCAACAAGTATAACCATATATAAAAATGGCACTTCAGCTTTTTATGGTGAAAGTGTTTCCTCAACGGTCGATATAACTTCATCTACACCTTTTGCTCCGGGTTTTTATACTGCCTTTAATGCCGATATGATAAGCGCTTCATTTTTTACAAAAGTGAATATCGATACAAAAAGCGACATACAGGTTTCAGGAAGAAGATCATATACTGATGGTTTAGAGACACCTACTTATAAAAGTTACAGGGAAAGAGTGTTTCAAAATACAACTATTACAGATGTAGCACAAAACTCTGACTTACCGGTTAAAAGTGATGACAATTTTTATTTTTATGATTTTTCATTACAATACAACAGGCAAATAGACAGCCTTCATACACTAACAGTTAATGGGATAGGGATTCATAATTTTTTGGAAATCAAACAAAAAACACCTGTAGCACAAAGAGAAGTACATCTTATACAGCAAAACTTCGGGGCTTCTATTGCTTTTAATTCTGATTGGAATTTAAAACATAAGAGTTTTGTAAAAGGAAATTTTTCATGGTATGATGTGGAGGCCGAAAATGAAGCTATAGAAAATTATCAGGAAACCTTTCAGAAGAATAGGATTTTTACAAAAGACCTTAGTGTGGGCTATACATTTTCGGGTTCACAACAATTTGGTGTAGCAGTAGGTTACGAGATAAACGAAACCAGTATAATAAATCTTGACAGGATAAATGATCCTGAATTTTCAAAAAGAAGTAAAGAGGTTAATGTTACTAATAGTGGTGTAGCAGAAGTACAGTTTAAAAGTAAGTACAGTGATATTTACACAAAAGTAGGTGTAAGGGTTAACAGCTATTCCAAAACAGGAAAAATAATTACTGAGCCAAGACTGTCTCTTGGTAAATTACTTAATGAAAAGTTCAGGATTGAAGTGCTTGGCGAACGCAAGAGTCAGTCAATGTCTCAAATAATAGATTTGCAACAGGATTTTTTAGGTATAGAAAAGCGTCGTTGGGTGTTGGCAAATGACACCGAAACTCCGTTGCAAATAAGTTGGCAGAGTTCTGTTGCGCTAACGTATAATTATAAAGATTTACTGTTAACCATAGAGCCTTTTTATAAAAAGACAGAAGGTATCAGTAGTAATAGTCAGGGATTTCAAAATCAATTTGAGTTCTTAGATACTACAGGAAGTTATACTGTTTTTGGAGGAGAATTTTTATTTCAAAAAAAGATTTGGCGTTTTTATAACTGGCTTTCATATACTTATAATAATAACGAGTATAATTTTATAGGGTATGTTCCGCCCCAATTTAGAAATAACTATTCTATTAGTAATGCCATATCTGCTGCTACAGTGTATGAATGGAACAACTATAAAATTGGCATAGGTTGTAAATGGCATACAGGTAAGGTAGTAACAGAGCCGGATGGTTATAGTATAGATACTGAAAATCCGGCTAATTCGGTTATAGAATATAAACACCCAAACAGTAAGGAACTAAATGATTATTTTCAGGTAAATCTGTCATTCTCTAAAAACTGGAAAATTGGTAAATCAGATTTTTCTCTAAATGGAGCTGTCACTAATTTACTTAACAGACAAAATATCT
Proteins encoded:
- a CDS encoding TonB-dependent receptor plug domain-containing protein codes for the protein MFNKRFLFFILFLFPILCAAQDDRKKPLSEILDAIGREYNISFNKIDEELIVYRISPPDSKLSLSEKLKYIEKHTRLRIEAVNDKYYSVFNDVGMDKPLCGYLLDKETGQGIENAQISIEGSTTSLASGINGFFSIPVLTPNLISINHLGYEPKIINPQDLYVSDCPKIFLTPIILQLNEVIAERYLTLGITKKEFGELVLKPRKFGLLPGLTEPDVLQTMLQIPGIASIDETVSNISVRGGTHDQNLFLWNGIRIYQTGHFFGLISPFNPLPSTSITIYKNGTSAFYGESVSSTVDITSSTPFAPGFYTAFNADMISASFFTKVNIDTKSDIQVSGRRSYTDGLETPTYKSYRERVFQNTTITDVAQNSDLPVKSDDNFYFYDFSLQYNRQIDSLHTLTVNGIGIHNFLEIKQKTPVAQREVHLIQQNFGASIAFNSDWNLKHKSFVKGNFSWYDVEAENEAIENYQETFQKNRIFTKDLSVGYTFSGSQQFGVAVGYEINETSIINLDRINDPEFSKRSKEVNVTNSGVAEVQFKSKYSDIYTKVGVRVNSYSKTGKIITEPRLSLGKLLNEKFRIEVLGERKSQSMSQIIDLQQDFLGIEKRRWVLANDTETPLQISWQSSVALTYNYKDLLLTIEPFYKKTEGISSNSQGFQNQFEFLDTTGSYTVFGGEFLFQKKIWRFYNWLSYTYNNNEYNFIGYVPPQFRNNYSISNAISAATVYEWNNYKIGIGCKWHTGKVVTEPDGYSIDTENPANSVIEYKHPNSKELNDYFQVNLSFSKNWKIGKSDFSLNGAVTNLLNRQNILNRYYRINKQNNNIESVNIYSIGFTTNLGLKLIL
- a CDS encoding FecR family protein gives rise to the protein MKEDTRLAKWLSGELNTEELEELKKLPNYTTLVRIKENLDNLQSPYFNEEEILTEVLSQPKTITKTIPLYRRYWFTAAAVILIMLGVGFVFTVQDTHEEAHSGKTFALNLPDASEVVLNSGSALSYNKWSWDNNRKVELTGEAYFKVAKGEKFSVITSLGTVQVLGTQFNVKARGKRLEVTCFEGSVKVIKEGKEVVLKPSQGLYYEDDVYSGVLNMEKTDPSWLHNELVFHKESLVAVIAEIERHYNISIENKANSSQLFSGTLPGDDIETVIKILELNYHLKAEKKDNIIILKP
- a CDS encoding RNA polymerase sigma factor, producing MKEPEKQGICDKIFFTGFFKTHARSLRNYLYYKFGDGDLADDITQEAFIKLWQNCADVRHPKSFIYTVAKNSALNHTANKKVIMAYTKNNPAKETDYQAPDYLMEEEEFRKKFEKALSELTEAQRTALLLHRVEGKKYREIAEMLGISVKAVEKRIHGALVALSEKIENFR